The Desmonostoc muscorum LEGE 12446 genome includes a region encoding these proteins:
- a CDS encoding tRNA (cytidine(34)-2'-O)-methyltransferase, which yields MPQVVLVNPQIPPNTGNIARTCAATDTELHLVGPLGFEISDRYLKRAGLDYWPYVKLHYHESLEAFKTVRRERGGRWLGYSVAGNINYVSFQFQADDWLLFGSETTGLAQEVLSDCDATLYIPMSQPGVRSLNLSVSVAIGLFETRRQLGYLQ from the coding sequence ATGCCCCAGGTAGTTTTAGTTAACCCACAAATTCCTCCTAATACAGGTAACATTGCTCGTACCTGTGCAGCTACGGATACGGAGTTACATTTAGTGGGACCTTTAGGATTTGAAATTAGCGATCGCTACCTCAAAAGAGCTGGCTTAGATTACTGGCCTTATGTCAAGCTGCACTACCATGAATCGTTAGAAGCCTTTAAAACAGTACGTCGTGAGCGTGGAGGCAGATGGCTGGGTTATAGTGTCGCCGGAAATATTAATTACGTCAGCTTTCAATTTCAAGCCGATGATTGGTTGCTATTTGGTAGTGAAACCACTGGCTTAGCACAAGAAGTTCTGTCAGATTGCGATGCTACTCTGTATATTCCGATGAGTCAACCTGGCGTTCGTAGCTTGAATCTCTCAGTCAGTGTGGCAATCGGTTTGTTTGAAACTCGTCGTCAGTTAGGCTATTTACAATAG
- a CDS encoding peptidoglycan DD-metalloendopeptidase family protein, translating into MLKNNPSSDDAPVEQLNLINPKVNRRVRTKAAMIGLAISMGATSLLVTRQSDQAQAAVPVGSQKATSTIPAVRDTEVKFASTKLESQAISLSSVPENPVVVEPTAVSQLPGLEAKWQVAASGTSLQVPASETFSQAAPADKNPTDSKSQAAQGSNNTLAETSFPTVNKLSNSSADGLVDSTNVLPTVLPQTVATSGTPSSEINAQLKAQQEFALNRLQEKSNRLRKSLAQLRSGETENLSQTGIGNTVVEKTVLAQSETSGDAKKAKLISSLKQKTQDRPASTTPTTLIASSTRTAYEVKPGDTLAAIASRHNTSVSELVKANNLNNPNQLQISQKLIIPVAQVEASVPIKPSFVESTNTPKATSPVTIGSANSYLPSSQSSIIADNSSVTVPTPVTANNQIQANSATDLQTAPIAPRAYGVGGETPVPRVFTEIQQPEKPTNRVARGNNNNNDRLRGLQAEIQRLQQKYRAQQSGNLEVPVAVTESNSATTFTPVSTRNNFTIPNSVSRPNNVAIPIPVPTPRANYNAQPIKPQFRATIPANEPINPEFLPNLGSAGQWTPPRNPSGTRVATPPRRVNASDSLGKLRGTTVSPQTIPPLAAVDQYLPRAIDETTPPPSSSSVAYQWPAKGTLTSGYGWRWGRMHKGIDIANSTGTPVFSSAEGIVEKAGWNNGGYGNLVEIRHPDGSSTRYAHNSKILVQAGQQVSQGETIALMGSTGHSTGPHTHFEIHASGKGAVNPIAMLPAARL; encoded by the coding sequence GTGTTGAAAAATAACCCCAGCAGCGATGATGCCCCGGTAGAACAGCTAAATTTAATTAATCCAAAAGTTAATCGCCGGGTGCGGACAAAAGCCGCCATGATTGGCTTGGCAATCTCTATGGGAGCAACCAGTCTTTTGGTGACTCGACAAAGCGATCAAGCCCAAGCAGCGGTGCCTGTAGGCAGCCAAAAGGCAACCTCAACCATTCCTGCTGTTCGTGACACTGAGGTGAAATTCGCCTCCACTAAGCTGGAATCCCAAGCAATCTCGTTATCGAGCGTGCCGGAAAATCCTGTTGTCGTGGAACCAACAGCAGTCTCACAGTTGCCTGGGCTTGAAGCTAAATGGCAAGTTGCGGCCAGTGGAACGTCTTTGCAAGTTCCTGCATCAGAAACCTTTTCCCAAGCAGCACCAGCTGATAAAAATCCCACTGACTCGAAGTCCCAAGCGGCACAGGGGTCGAACAATACCTTAGCTGAGACTAGTTTTCCAACAGTCAACAAGCTATCTAACTCTAGTGCTGATGGATTGGTTGACAGTACAAATGTATTGCCGACTGTCCTACCACAAACAGTAGCAACATCTGGCACACCCAGCAGTGAAATAAATGCACAACTTAAGGCGCAGCAAGAGTTTGCGCTGAATCGCTTACAAGAAAAATCGAACCGTTTAAGAAAGAGTCTGGCACAATTGCGGTCTGGGGAGACCGAAAATTTATCACAAACTGGTATTGGGAATACTGTAGTTGAGAAGACTGTATTAGCCCAGTCAGAGACTTCTGGCGATGCGAAGAAAGCCAAGTTGATATCGAGCTTAAAACAGAAGACACAAGACAGACCAGCATCAACTACACCAACAACATTGATTGCGTCCTCGACTAGAACAGCCTACGAAGTCAAGCCTGGAGATACCCTAGCAGCGATCGCCAGCAGACACAATACATCTGTATCAGAACTAGTTAAGGCAAATAACCTCAATAATCCGAATCAACTGCAAATCAGTCAAAAGCTGATTATTCCAGTTGCTCAAGTTGAGGCATCAGTACCGATTAAACCCAGTTTTGTCGAGTCCACTAATACTCCCAAAGCCACTTCGCCTGTGACCATTGGTAGTGCTAACTCATATCTACCTAGTTCACAATCGTCAATTATTGCTGATAACAGTAGCGTTACTGTCCCTACACCGGTAACTGCGAACAATCAGATTCAGGCAAATAGTGCAACCGACTTGCAAACAGCCCCCATCGCTCCTAGAGCTTATGGCGTGGGTGGTGAAACCCCAGTACCAAGAGTCTTTACCGAAATCCAGCAGCCTGAAAAACCAACAAATAGGGTAGCAAGGGGTAACAATAACAATAATGACCGTTTGCGGGGCTTACAAGCAGAAATCCAGAGGTTGCAGCAGAAATATCGCGCTCAACAGTCTGGGAATTTAGAAGTGCCAGTTGCAGTTACTGAAAGCAACAGTGCTACGACATTCACTCCTGTTTCTACCCGCAATAATTTCACTATACCTAATTCCGTGTCCCGACCGAATAACGTAGCGATACCAATTCCGGTTCCGACACCCAGAGCTAACTATAATGCTCAACCAATTAAGCCCCAATTCCGTGCTACCATACCCGCTAACGAGCCAATAAATCCAGAGTTCTTACCCAATCTAGGATCTGCTGGTCAGTGGACTCCCCCTCGCAATCCATCTGGCACCAGAGTTGCAACGCCTCCTAGACGGGTAAACGCCTCGGATTCTTTAGGAAAGTTGCGGGGAACCACAGTTTCTCCCCAGACAATCCCACCTTTGGCAGCAGTGGATCAATATCTGCCCAGAGCGATTGACGAAACAACACCCCCTCCATCTAGTTCATCTGTAGCTTACCAATGGCCGGCAAAGGGCACTCTTACCTCCGGCTATGGCTGGCGCTGGGGAAGAATGCACAAGGGAATTGATATTGCTAATTCCACTGGCACACCTGTTTTCTCTTCCGCTGAGGGAATTGTGGAAAAAGCTGGCTGGAACAACGGCGGTTACGGTAACCTCGTTGAAATCCGCCATCCTGATGGCAGCAGTACTCGCTATGCTCATAACAGCAAGATTCTCGTGCAAGCTGGTCAGCAGGTGAGCCAGGGAGAAACAATTGCTTTAATGGGTAGCACTGGTCACAGCACCGGGCCACACACCCACTTTGAAATTCATGCATCAGGCAAGGGTGCTGTTAACCCAATAGCTATGTTACCAGCAGCACGCCTGTAA
- the arfB gene encoding alternative ribosome rescue aminoacyl-tRNA hydrolase ArfB translates to MLQISNIIIIHDSELEISAIRSQGAGGQNVNKVSTAIHLRFDIEGSSLPAFYKEQLLKLNDRRITQEGVIVIKAQEYRSQEQNREEALKRLQELIKSVVVLKKKRKPTKPTRSSQKKRLDSKTKRGQIKSIRRQAID, encoded by the coding sequence ATGCTGCAAATATCAAATATTATCATTATTCACGATAGTGAACTCGAAATTAGCGCGATTCGTTCTCAAGGAGCAGGGGGTCAAAATGTCAACAAGGTTTCTACTGCCATCCACTTACGCTTTGACATTGAGGGTTCATCACTACCCGCTTTTTATAAAGAACAGCTTTTGAAGCTCAACGACCGACGCATTACCCAAGAGGGAGTCATTGTGATCAAAGCCCAAGAATACCGCAGCCAAGAGCAGAACCGGGAAGAGGCTTTGAAAAGACTTCAAGAACTTATTAAAAGCGTAGTCGTGCTGAAGAAAAAACGCAAACCTACCAAACCAACTCGCAGTTCTCAAAAAAAACGTCTTGACAGTAAAACTAAGCGAGGACAGATTAAGTCCATCAGAAGGCAGGCTATTGATTAA
- a CDS encoding Rieske 2Fe-2S domain-containing protein, with protein sequence MCLTDRCPHRTAKFSERQIIDGKIECLYHDWQFGSDGQPLRGS encoded by the coding sequence ATGTGTTTAACAGATCGTTGTCCTCACCGTACAGCCAAGTTTTCTGAACGACAAATTATTGACGGCAAAATTGAGTGTTTATATCACGATTGGCAGTTTGGCAGTGACGGTCAGCCCCTTCGGGGAAGTTAA
- the gshA gene encoding glutamate--cysteine ligase: MVLLKGFEIEMYTGTPQGEIVGLSDKIVAALDGFVREPDSRNVEYITQPSANYDNLLCALLRPRRTLRNYLDRLGNYTLIPGSTLSLAGSDRFVRSDPANPYHDYIEQTYGTKVVTASVHINIGISDPEILMRACRVIRLEAPLFLALSASSPFLDGKATGYHSTRWGLFPQTPSHVPLFASHAHHIQWVENQLAAGTMQNVRHLWASVRPNGDRRPYDLNRLELRICDLVTDPISLLAITALLEARLLQIIENPSIDPLTQSTFSAEELVTLTADNEAAAAAASLDAQLTHWQDGRSITARNWIGEIYEDVWAIAKQQGFSCFLSPLHKILREGNEAQQWLQLHAVGFDSQCVITQAIIATQEREIELEDKLCSSLLA, translated from the coding sequence GTGGTCTTATTAAAAGGCTTTGAGATTGAGATGTATACTGGCACGCCTCAAGGTGAAATCGTTGGTCTCTCCGACAAAATTGTTGCAGCTTTGGATGGATTTGTTCGGGAGCCAGATAGCCGCAACGTGGAATATATAACCCAGCCATCGGCTAATTACGATAATTTATTGTGTGCCCTATTGCGTCCCAGGCGGACGCTGCGAAACTACCTCGATCGCTTGGGCAATTACACCCTGATACCAGGGAGTACCTTGTCCTTGGCTGGGAGCGATCGCTTTGTGCGTTCCGATCCAGCTAACCCCTATCATGACTACATTGAGCAAACCTACGGTACAAAAGTAGTCACTGCCAGCGTACACATAAATATAGGCATTAGCGACCCAGAAATATTAATGCGGGCGTGTCGGGTAATTCGTCTAGAAGCACCTTTATTTTTAGCCTTGAGTGCCTCATCTCCCTTCTTGGACGGCAAAGCTACTGGCTATCACTCCACCCGTTGGGGTTTGTTCCCGCAGACGCCTAGCCACGTGCCGTTATTTGCCAGCCATGCTCATCATATCCAGTGGGTGGAAAATCAACTAGCTGCTGGAACAATGCAAAATGTGCGGCATTTATGGGCGTCAGTGCGACCAAATGGCGATCGTCGTCCCTACGATTTAAATCGGTTAGAACTGCGAATTTGCGATTTAGTTACAGATCCCATTTCCTTACTAGCGATTACTGCCTTATTAGAAGCGCGTCTGTTACAAATAATCGAAAATCCTAGCATCGACCCATTAACCCAAAGCACCTTTTCTGCCGAAGAACTCGTTACTCTAACTGCTGACAACGAAGCAGCAGCTGCTGCTGCTAGTCTTGATGCTCAGCTAACCCATTGGCAAGATGGCAGAAGCATCACAGCGAGAAATTGGATTGGCGAAATTTACGAAGATGTTTGGGCGATCGCTAAACAACAAGGCTTCAGCTGTTTCCTTTCACCTTTGCACAAAATTCTCCGCGAAGGCAATGAAGCTCAACAGTGGTTGCAGTTACACGCAGTCGGTTTTGACAGCCAGTGCGTCATCACCCAGGCTATTATTGCCACCCAAGAACGGGAAATCGAACTCGAAGATAAATTGTGTTCCTCCCTGCTGGCGTAG
- a CDS encoding FAD-dependent oxidoreductase has protein sequence MDINLTQKLSKPIVKKVAIVGAGPGGLATAIALQSQGIDVQVYEKAQQFRPGGTGLGLAPNGLNALDAIAPGIVETLKSSGCQVNHTVLKNIQGETIRAHQTKYLEQYGQPLLTVWWYRLQQVLASRLPSDIIHLNHRCIGFEQHENGVEVYFDDQKPVYADLLIGADGVNSIVRESLFGEGQPNYIGSMCWRAVIKYHHELFNDYELVFVKGNKQFMYLLNVGGGYTSWISRKFSPDYSLSQNADEVKSRILQELADWDESFRAVVEATPAEQIWEGPICDRPPLTRWSQGRVTLLGDAAHPMAPAMGQGANSTFEDAYELAECFSHSATLEAALTSYEHPRIERTKIIQARSALGEMRYYDDTFASPSQTQQRQMTLNDDFHKWVYSYKPTVAS, from the coding sequence ATGGACATAAATCTAACTCAGAAATTATCCAAACCGATAGTAAAGAAAGTTGCGATCGTTGGCGCTGGGCCAGGCGGTTTGGCTACTGCCATAGCACTTCAAAGCCAAGGTATTGACGTTCAAGTGTACGAAAAAGCACAACAATTTCGTCCGGGTGGAACCGGATTAGGACTAGCTCCTAATGGCTTAAATGCTTTAGATGCGATCGCACCGGGAATAGTCGAAACCCTAAAAAGCTCAGGATGCCAAGTTAACCACACGGTTTTAAAGAATATTCAAGGAGAAACAATCCGGGCTCATCAAACTAAATATTTAGAGCAATACGGACAACCATTATTGACTGTTTGGTGGTATCGTTTGCAGCAAGTTTTGGCATCCAGATTGCCATCTGACATCATTCACCTAAATCATCGCTGCATCGGCTTTGAGCAACATGAAAACGGTGTGGAAGTTTATTTTGATGACCAAAAACCAGTATATGCAGATTTGTTGATTGGGGCTGATGGCGTCAACTCCATCGTCAGAGAAAGTTTATTTGGCGAGGGTCAGCCTAATTATATTGGTAGTATGTGTTGGCGTGCCGTCATCAAATATCACCACGAGTTATTTAATGATTATGAACTCGTTTTTGTTAAAGGTAATAAACAGTTCATGTACCTTCTGAATGTGGGAGGCGGCTATACCAGTTGGATTAGTCGCAAATTTTCGCCTGATTACTCTCTTTCTCAGAACGCCGATGAGGTCAAATCTCGCATTCTCCAAGAATTAGCCGATTGGGACGAATCCTTTCGGGCGGTAGTGGAAGCGACACCGGCCGAGCAAATCTGGGAAGGGCCAATTTGCGATCGCCCACCCTTAACCCGCTGGAGTCAAGGCAGGGTAACTCTCTTAGGTGATGCCGCCCATCCAATGGCACCAGCTATGGGACAAGGAGCTAATAGCACTTTTGAGGATGCTTACGAACTAGCAGAGTGTTTTTCTCACTCAGCTACTCTCGAAGCAGCCCTCACTAGCTACGAACACCCGCGCATCGAGCGCACAAAAATCATTCAAGCTCGTAGTGCTTTGGGTGAAATGCGCTACTATGACGACACCTTTGCATCTCCCAGCCAGACACAGCAGCGGCAAATGACGCTGAATGATGATTTTCACAAATGGGTGTATAGTTACAAGCCAACTGTAGCGAGTTAA